In Lemur catta isolate mLemCat1 chromosome 1, mLemCat1.pri, whole genome shotgun sequence, one DNA window encodes the following:
- the LOC123648641 gene encoding 60S ribosomal protein L39-like, translating into MSSHKTFRIKRFLAKKQKQNRPIPQWIRMKTGNKIRYNSKRRHRRRTKLGL; encoded by the coding sequence ATGTCTTCTCACAAGACTTTCAGAATCAAGAGGTTTCTGGCcaagaagcagaaacaaaatcgTCCCATTCCCCAATGGATTCGTATGAAGACTGGCAATAAAATCAGGTACAATTCCAAGAGGAGACACAGGAGAAGAACCAAGCTGGGTCTATAA
- the CCDC198 gene encoding uncharacterized protein CCDC198: MGLSHSKAHPRVTKVAPLQNKEEETPLTGPVDITFNQNLQEQSSYSLARLQDPKKALEGQLPPLRETRYGRYFAASRAMYFDIPLEQGETSIIKRHPPQRLQKLEPTDLPQVITSERLLSQRGAGTMRKAKELEKKMQMPMYTSGNRQYLHKMQMLEMNRKRQEAQMELKKSLHQEARINKQKLRDHKANKILQSIPRNNDHDLLTMLPDETLNRSPGNSQNVEVLEHHSMHDYCPRKIGKMETWLRAQEAQGQFLWDSSSSDSDELGKDEKKPRALVRSVFPPKKYINCPASIFEKV, encoded by the exons ATGGGCCTGAGCCACTCTAAGGCTCACCCTAGGGTGACCAAAGTAGCACCTTTGCAAAACAAAGAGGAAGAGACTCCCTTGACTGGCCCTGTGGACATCACATTCAATCAGAACCTGCAAGAACAGAGTTCATATTCGTTGGCAAGGCTGCAGGACCCGAAGAAAGCTTTGGAAGGGCAGCTGCCACCTCTACGAGAAACTCGGTATGGAAGATATTTTGCAG CATCCAGGGCCATGTATTTTGACATCCCACTGGAACAGGGAGAAACAAGTATTATTAAAAGGCATCCACCCCAAAGACTTCAA AAGCTCGAACCCACTGACTTGCCACAAGTAATTACTTCTGAAAGGCTTCTGAGCCAGCGAGGAGCTGGGACAATGCGCAAAGCAAAG gaactggaaaagaaaatgcaaatgccaATGTATACTTCTGGGAACAGGCAATATTTGCATAAGATGCAAATGCTGGAAATGAACCGTAAAAGGCAAGAG GCCCAAATGGAGTTGAAGAAAAGTCTTCACCAGGAGGCAAGAATTAataagcaaaaactgagggaCCATAAAGCCAACAAAATCCTTCAAAGCATCCCAAGGAATAATGACCATGACCTTCTAACCATGTTGCCTGATGAAACCTTGAATAGAAGTCCAG GAAATTCACAGAATGTAGAAGTTTTAGAACATCATTCAATGCATGACTACTGTCCTCGGAAAATTGGCAAAATGGAAACATGGCTCCGTGCACAAGAGGCCCAGGGACAGTTTCTTTGGGACAGTTCTAGCTCTGACTCAGATGAGTTggggaaagatgagaaaaaacCACGAGCACTG GTAAGAAGCGTATTTCCACCAAAGAAATACATAAACTGCCCAGCTAGCATTTTTGAAAAAGTATGA